From Macaca fascicularis isolate 582-1 chromosome 14, T2T-MFA8v1.1, a single genomic window includes:
- the TMEM25 gene encoding transmembrane protein 25 isoform X2 yields the protein MGSGERRFLWGRGAWRRSMSVCECACVQGVVARMLVASVYLRACVSLYCSLESVLRSAPAGCPGVCWVGLYLWALPFVSVPSPLGAGLYLCLRTWFFLFLESKFLEQLLDLPAVTWLTRRPASFSQQPGAQARATMALPPSPATLRHTLLLLPALLSSGGPGTPRLAWYLDGQLQEASTSRLLSVGGEAFSGGTSTFTVTAHRAQHELNCSLQDPSSGRSANASVILNVQFKPEIAQVGAKYQEVQGPGLLVVLFALVRANPPANVTWIDQDGPVTVNTSDFLVLDAQNYPWLTNHTVQLQLRSLAHNLSVVATNDVGVTSASLPAPGLLATRVEVPLLGIVVAAGLALGTLVGFSTLVACLVCRKEKKTKGPSRRPSVISSDSNNLKLNNVRLPRESMSLPSNLQLNDLTPDSRVKPADRQMAQNNSRPELLDPEPGGLLTSRGFIRLPMLGYIYRVSSVSSDEIWL from the exons aTGGGATCGGGAGAAAGGCGATTCCTTTGGGGGAGGGGCGCGTGGAGACggagtatgagtgtgtgtgagtgtgcgtgtgtgcaaGGTGTGGTTGCACGGATGCTGGTTGCTTCTGTGTATCTGCGGGCGTGTGTCTCTTTGTATTGTAGCCTGGAGTCAGTGCTCCGTTCTGCACCTGCAGGATGTCCAGGTGTCTGCTGGGTGGGTCTGTACCTTTGGGCTTTGCCCTTCGTGTCCGTGCCTTCGCCACTGGGGGCTGGTCTATATTTGTGTCTCCGTACATGGTTCTTTTTGTTTCTGGAGAGTAAATTCCTGGAGCAATTGCTAGACCTACCTGCTGTCACCTGGCTGACACGGAGGCCCGCCTCCTTCTCTCAGCAGCCTGGGGCCCAGGCCCGGGCCACCATGGCGCTGCCTCCAAGCCCAGCCACCCTGCGGCACACACTGCTGCTCCTGCCAGCCCTTCTGAGCTCAG GGGGGCCTGGCACCCCCAGATTGGCCTGGTATCTGGATGGACAGCTGCAGGAGGCCAGCACCTCAAGACTGCTGAGCGTGGGAGGGGAGGCCTTCTCTGGAGGCACCAGCACCTTCACTGTCACTGCCCACCGGGCCCAGCATGAGCTCAACTGCTCCCTGCAGGACCCCAGCAGTGGCCGATCAGCCAACGCCTCTGTCATCCTCAATGTGCAAT TCAAGCCAGAGATTGCCCAAGTCGGCGCCAAGTACCAGGAAGTTCAGGGCCCAGGCCTCCTGGTTGTCCTGTTTGCCCTTGTGCGTGCCAACCCGCCTGCCAATGTCACCTGGATCGACCAGGATGGGCCAGTGACTGTCAACACCTCTGACTTCCTGGTGCTGGATGCGCAGAACTACCCCTGGCTCACCAACCATACAGTACAGCTGCAGCTCCGCAGCCTGGCGCACAACCTCTCAGTGGTGGCCACCAATGATGTGGGTGTCACCAGTGCCTCACTTCCAGCCCCAG GGCTTCTGGCTACCCGGGTGGAAGTACCACTGCTGGGCATTGTTGTGGCTGCTGGGCTTGCCCTGGGCACCCTCGTGGGGTTCAGCACCTTGGTGGCCTGCCTGGTCtgtaggaaagagaagaaaaccaaag GCCCCTCCCGGCGCCCATCTGTTATATCAAG TGACTCCAACAACCTAAAACTCAACAACGTGCGCCTGCCACGGGAGAGCATGTCCCTCCCGTCCAACCTTCAGCTCAATGACCTCACTCCAGATTCCAGAG TGAAACCAGCAGACCGGCAGATGGCTCAGAACAACAGCCGGCCAGAGCTTCTGGACCCGGAGCCCGGCGGCCTCCTCACCAGCCGAG GTTTCATCCGCCTCCCAATGCTGGGCTATATCTATCGAGTGTCCAGCGTGAGCAGTGATGAGATCTGGCTTTGA
- the TMEM25 gene encoding transmembrane protein 25 isoform X4: MGSGERRFLWGRGAWRRSMSVCECACVQGVVARMLVASVYLRACVSLYCSLESVLRSAPAGCPGVCWVGLYLWALPFVSVPSPLGAGLYLCLRTWFFLFLESKFLEQLLDLPAVTWLTRRPASFSQQPGAQARATMALPPSPATLRHTLLLLPALLSSGGPGTPRLAWYLDGQLQEASTSRLLSVGGEAFSGGTSTFTVTAHRAQHELNCSLQDPSSGRSANASVILNVQFKPEIAQVGAKYQEVQGPGLLVVLFALVRANPPANVTWIDQDGPVTVNTSDFLVLDAQNYPWLTNHTVQLQLRSLAHNLSVVATNDVGVTSASLPAPGPSRRPSVISSDSNNLKLNNVRLPRESMSLPSNLQLNDLTPDSRVKPADRQMAQNNSRPELLDPEPGGLLTSRGFIRLPMLGYIYRVSSVSSDEIWL, encoded by the exons aTGGGATCGGGAGAAAGGCGATTCCTTTGGGGGAGGGGCGCGTGGAGACggagtatgagtgtgtgtgagtgtgcgtgtgtgcaaGGTGTGGTTGCACGGATGCTGGTTGCTTCTGTGTATCTGCGGGCGTGTGTCTCTTTGTATTGTAGCCTGGAGTCAGTGCTCCGTTCTGCACCTGCAGGATGTCCAGGTGTCTGCTGGGTGGGTCTGTACCTTTGGGCTTTGCCCTTCGTGTCCGTGCCTTCGCCACTGGGGGCTGGTCTATATTTGTGTCTCCGTACATGGTTCTTTTTGTTTCTGGAGAGTAAATTCCTGGAGCAATTGCTAGACCTACCTGCTGTCACCTGGCTGACACGGAGGCCCGCCTCCTTCTCTCAGCAGCCTGGGGCCCAGGCCCGGGCCACCATGGCGCTGCCTCCAAGCCCAGCCACCCTGCGGCACACACTGCTGCTCCTGCCAGCCCTTCTGAGCTCAG GGGGGCCTGGCACCCCCAGATTGGCCTGGTATCTGGATGGACAGCTGCAGGAGGCCAGCACCTCAAGACTGCTGAGCGTGGGAGGGGAGGCCTTCTCTGGAGGCACCAGCACCTTCACTGTCACTGCCCACCGGGCCCAGCATGAGCTCAACTGCTCCCTGCAGGACCCCAGCAGTGGCCGATCAGCCAACGCCTCTGTCATCCTCAATGTGCAAT TCAAGCCAGAGATTGCCCAAGTCGGCGCCAAGTACCAGGAAGTTCAGGGCCCAGGCCTCCTGGTTGTCCTGTTTGCCCTTGTGCGTGCCAACCCGCCTGCCAATGTCACCTGGATCGACCAGGATGGGCCAGTGACTGTCAACACCTCTGACTTCCTGGTGCTGGATGCGCAGAACTACCCCTGGCTCACCAACCATACAGTACAGCTGCAGCTCCGCAGCCTGGCGCACAACCTCTCAGTGGTGGCCACCAATGATGTGGGTGTCACCAGTGCCTCACTTCCAGCCCCAG GCCCCTCCCGGCGCCCATCTGTTATATCAAG TGACTCCAACAACCTAAAACTCAACAACGTGCGCCTGCCACGGGAGAGCATGTCCCTCCCGTCCAACCTTCAGCTCAATGACCTCACTCCAGATTCCAGAG TGAAACCAGCAGACCGGCAGATGGCTCAGAACAACAGCCGGCCAGAGCTTCTGGACCCGGAGCCCGGCGGCCTCCTCACCAGCCGAG GTTTCATCCGCCTCCCAATGCTGGGCTATATCTATCGAGTGTCCAGCGTGAGCAGTGATGAGATCTGGCTTTGA
- the TMEM25 gene encoding transmembrane protein 25 isoform X3: MGSGERRFLWGRGAWRRSMSVCECACVQGVVARMLVASVYLRACVSLYCSLESVLRSAPAGCPGVCWVGLYLWALPFVSVPSPLGAGLYLCLRTWFFLFLESKFLEQLLDLPAVTWLTRRPASFSQQPGAQARATMALPPSPATLRHTLLLLPALLSSGWGELAPQIDGQTWAERALRENERHAFTCRVAGGPGTPRLAWYLDGQLQEASTSRLLSVGGEAFSGGTSTFTVTAHRAQHELNCSLQDPSSGRSANASVILNVQFKPEIAQVGAKYQEVQGPGLLVVLFALVRANPPANVTWIDQDGPVTVNTSDFLVLDAQNYPWLTNHTVQLQLRSLAHNLSVVATNDVGVTSASLPAPGPSRRPSVISSDSNNLKLNNVRLPRESMSLPSNLQLNDLTPDSRAVKPADRQMAQNNSRPELLDPEPGGLLTSRGFIRLPMLGYIYRVSSVSSDEIWL, encoded by the exons aTGGGATCGGGAGAAAGGCGATTCCTTTGGGGGAGGGGCGCGTGGAGACggagtatgagtgtgtgtgagtgtgcgtgtgtgcaaGGTGTGGTTGCACGGATGCTGGTTGCTTCTGTGTATCTGCGGGCGTGTGTCTCTTTGTATTGTAGCCTGGAGTCAGTGCTCCGTTCTGCACCTGCAGGATGTCCAGGTGTCTGCTGGGTGGGTCTGTACCTTTGGGCTTTGCCCTTCGTGTCCGTGCCTTCGCCACTGGGGGCTGGTCTATATTTGTGTCTCCGTACATGGTTCTTTTTGTTTCTGGAGAGTAAATTCCTGGAGCAATTGCTAGACCTACCTGCTGTCACCTGGCTGACACGGAGGCCCGCCTCCTTCTCTCAGCAGCCTGGGGCCCAGGCCCGGGCCACCATGGCGCTGCCTCCAAGCCCAGCCACCCTGCGGCACACACTGCTGCTCCTGCCAGCCCTTCTGAGCTCAG GTTGGGGGGAGTTGGCGCCACAAATAGATGGTCAGACCTGGGCTGAGCGGGCACTTCGGGAGAATGAACGCCACGCCTTCACCTGCCGGGTGGCAGGGGGGCCTGGCACCCCCAGATTGGCCTGGTATCTGGATGGACAGCTGCAGGAGGCCAGCACCTCAAGACTGCTGAGCGTGGGAGGGGAGGCCTTCTCTGGAGGCACCAGCACCTTCACTGTCACTGCCCACCGGGCCCAGCATGAGCTCAACTGCTCCCTGCAGGACCCCAGCAGTGGCCGATCAGCCAACGCCTCTGTCATCCTCAATGTGCAAT TCAAGCCAGAGATTGCCCAAGTCGGCGCCAAGTACCAGGAAGTTCAGGGCCCAGGCCTCCTGGTTGTCCTGTTTGCCCTTGTGCGTGCCAACCCGCCTGCCAATGTCACCTGGATCGACCAGGATGGGCCAGTGACTGTCAACACCTCTGACTTCCTGGTGCTGGATGCGCAGAACTACCCCTGGCTCACCAACCATACAGTACAGCTGCAGCTCCGCAGCCTGGCGCACAACCTCTCAGTGGTGGCCACCAATGATGTGGGTGTCACCAGTGCCTCACTTCCAGCCCCAG GCCCCTCCCGGCGCCCATCTGTTATATCAAG TGACTCCAACAACCTAAAACTCAACAACGTGCGCCTGCCACGGGAGAGCATGTCCCTCCCGTCCAACCTTCAGCTCAATGACCTCACTCCAGATTCCAGAG CAGTGAAACCAGCAGACCGGCAGATGGCTCAGAACAACAGCCGGCCAGAGCTTCTGGACCCGGAGCCCGGCGGCCTCCTCACCAGCCGAG GTTTCATCCGCCTCCCAATGCTGGGCTATATCTATCGAGTGTCCAGCGTGAGCAGTGATGAGATCTGGCTTTGA
- the TMEM25 gene encoding transmembrane protein 25 isoform X1: MGSGERRFLWGRGAWRRSMSVCECACVQGVVARMLVASVYLRACVSLYCSLESVLRSAPAGCPGVCWVGLYLWALPFVSVPSPLGAGLYLCLRTWFFLFLESKFLEQLLDLPAVTWLTRRPASFSQQPGAQARATMALPPSPATLRHTLLLLPALLSSGWGELAPQIDGQTWAERALRENERHAFTCRVAGGPGTPRLAWYLDGQLQEASTSRLLSVGGEAFSGGTSTFTVTAHRAQHELNCSLQDPSSGRSANASVILNVQFKPEIAQVGAKYQEVQGPGLLVVLFALVRANPPANVTWIDQDGPVTVNTSDFLVLDAQNYPWLTNHTVQLQLRSLAHNLSVVATNDVGVTSASLPAPGLLATRVEVPLLGIVVAAGLALGTLVGFSTLVACLVCRKEKKTKGPSRRPSVISSDSNNLKLNNVRLPRESMSLPSNLQLNDLTPDSRAVKPADRQMAQNNSRPELLDPEPGGLLTSRGFIRLPMLGYIYRVSSVSSDEIWL, translated from the exons aTGGGATCGGGAGAAAGGCGATTCCTTTGGGGGAGGGGCGCGTGGAGACggagtatgagtgtgtgtgagtgtgcgtgtgtgcaaGGTGTGGTTGCACGGATGCTGGTTGCTTCTGTGTATCTGCGGGCGTGTGTCTCTTTGTATTGTAGCCTGGAGTCAGTGCTCCGTTCTGCACCTGCAGGATGTCCAGGTGTCTGCTGGGTGGGTCTGTACCTTTGGGCTTTGCCCTTCGTGTCCGTGCCTTCGCCACTGGGGGCTGGTCTATATTTGTGTCTCCGTACATGGTTCTTTTTGTTTCTGGAGAGTAAATTCCTGGAGCAATTGCTAGACCTACCTGCTGTCACCTGGCTGACACGGAGGCCCGCCTCCTTCTCTCAGCAGCCTGGGGCCCAGGCCCGGGCCACCATGGCGCTGCCTCCAAGCCCAGCCACCCTGCGGCACACACTGCTGCTCCTGCCAGCCCTTCTGAGCTCAG GTTGGGGGGAGTTGGCGCCACAAATAGATGGTCAGACCTGGGCTGAGCGGGCACTTCGGGAGAATGAACGCCACGCCTTCACCTGCCGGGTGGCAGGGGGGCCTGGCACCCCCAGATTGGCCTGGTATCTGGATGGACAGCTGCAGGAGGCCAGCACCTCAAGACTGCTGAGCGTGGGAGGGGAGGCCTTCTCTGGAGGCACCAGCACCTTCACTGTCACTGCCCACCGGGCCCAGCATGAGCTCAACTGCTCCCTGCAGGACCCCAGCAGTGGCCGATCAGCCAACGCCTCTGTCATCCTCAATGTGCAAT TCAAGCCAGAGATTGCCCAAGTCGGCGCCAAGTACCAGGAAGTTCAGGGCCCAGGCCTCCTGGTTGTCCTGTTTGCCCTTGTGCGTGCCAACCCGCCTGCCAATGTCACCTGGATCGACCAGGATGGGCCAGTGACTGTCAACACCTCTGACTTCCTGGTGCTGGATGCGCAGAACTACCCCTGGCTCACCAACCATACAGTACAGCTGCAGCTCCGCAGCCTGGCGCACAACCTCTCAGTGGTGGCCACCAATGATGTGGGTGTCACCAGTGCCTCACTTCCAGCCCCAG GGCTTCTGGCTACCCGGGTGGAAGTACCACTGCTGGGCATTGTTGTGGCTGCTGGGCTTGCCCTGGGCACCCTCGTGGGGTTCAGCACCTTGGTGGCCTGCCTGGTCtgtaggaaagagaagaaaaccaaag GCCCCTCCCGGCGCCCATCTGTTATATCAAG TGACTCCAACAACCTAAAACTCAACAACGTGCGCCTGCCACGGGAGAGCATGTCCCTCCCGTCCAACCTTCAGCTCAATGACCTCACTCCAGATTCCAGAG CAGTGAAACCAGCAGACCGGCAGATGGCTCAGAACAACAGCCGGCCAGAGCTTCTGGACCCGGAGCCCGGCGGCCTCCTCACCAGCCGAG GTTTCATCCGCCTCCCAATGCTGGGCTATATCTATCGAGTGTCCAGCGTGAGCAGTGATGAGATCTGGCTTTGA
- the TMEM25 gene encoding transmembrane protein 25 isoform X7: MALPPSPATLRHTLLLLPALLSSGWGELAPQIDGQTWAERALRENERHAFTCRVAGGPGTPRLAWYLDGQLQEASTSRLLSVGGEAFSGGTSTFTVTAHRAQHELNCSLQDPSSGRSANASVILNVQFKPEIAQVGAKYQEVQGPGLLVVLFALVRANPPANVTWIDQDGPVTVNTSDFLVLDAQNYPWLTNHTVQLQLRSLAHNLSVVATNDVGVTSASLPAPGLLATRVEVPLLGIVVAAGLALGTLVGFSTLVACLVCRKEKKTKGPSRRPSVISSDSNNLKLNNVRLPRESMSLPSNLQLNDLTPDSRAVKPADRQMAQNNSRPELLDPEPGGLLTSRGFIRLPMLGYIYRVSSVSSDEIWL; the protein is encoded by the exons ATGGCGCTGCCTCCAAGCCCAGCCACCCTGCGGCACACACTGCTGCTCCTGCCAGCCCTTCTGAGCTCAG GTTGGGGGGAGTTGGCGCCACAAATAGATGGTCAGACCTGGGCTGAGCGGGCACTTCGGGAGAATGAACGCCACGCCTTCACCTGCCGGGTGGCAGGGGGGCCTGGCACCCCCAGATTGGCCTGGTATCTGGATGGACAGCTGCAGGAGGCCAGCACCTCAAGACTGCTGAGCGTGGGAGGGGAGGCCTTCTCTGGAGGCACCAGCACCTTCACTGTCACTGCCCACCGGGCCCAGCATGAGCTCAACTGCTCCCTGCAGGACCCCAGCAGTGGCCGATCAGCCAACGCCTCTGTCATCCTCAATGTGCAAT TCAAGCCAGAGATTGCCCAAGTCGGCGCCAAGTACCAGGAAGTTCAGGGCCCAGGCCTCCTGGTTGTCCTGTTTGCCCTTGTGCGTGCCAACCCGCCTGCCAATGTCACCTGGATCGACCAGGATGGGCCAGTGACTGTCAACACCTCTGACTTCCTGGTGCTGGATGCGCAGAACTACCCCTGGCTCACCAACCATACAGTACAGCTGCAGCTCCGCAGCCTGGCGCACAACCTCTCAGTGGTGGCCACCAATGATGTGGGTGTCACCAGTGCCTCACTTCCAGCCCCAG GGCTTCTGGCTACCCGGGTGGAAGTACCACTGCTGGGCATTGTTGTGGCTGCTGGGCTTGCCCTGGGCACCCTCGTGGGGTTCAGCACCTTGGTGGCCTGCCTGGTCtgtaggaaagagaagaaaaccaaag GCCCCTCCCGGCGCCCATCTGTTATATCAAG TGACTCCAACAACCTAAAACTCAACAACGTGCGCCTGCCACGGGAGAGCATGTCCCTCCCGTCCAACCTTCAGCTCAATGACCTCACTCCAGATTCCAGAG CAGTGAAACCAGCAGACCGGCAGATGGCTCAGAACAACAGCCGGCCAGAGCTTCTGGACCCGGAGCCCGGCGGCCTCCTCACCAGCCGAG GTTTCATCCGCCTCCCAATGCTGGGCTATATCTATCGAGTGTCCAGCGTGAGCAGTGATGAGATCTGGCTTTGA
- the TMEM25 gene encoding transmembrane protein 25 isoform X8 — translation MALPPSPATLRHTLLLLPALLSSGWGELAPQIDGQTWAERALRENERHAFTCRVAGGPGTPRLAWYLDGQLQEASTSRLLSVGGEAFSGGTSTFTVTAHRAQHELNCSLQDPSSGRSANASVILNVQFKPEIAQVGAKYQEVQGPGLLVVLFALVRANPPANVTWIDQDGPVTVNTSDFLVLDAQNYPWLTNHTVQLQLRSLAHNLSVVATNDVGVTSASLPAPGLLATRVEVPLLGIVVAAGLALGTLVGFSTLVACLVCRKEKKTKGPSRRPSVISSDSNNLKLNNVRLPRESMSLPSNLQLNDLTPDSRVKPADRQMAQNNSRPELLDPEPGGLLTSRGFIRLPMLGYIYRVSSVSSDEIWL, via the exons ATGGCGCTGCCTCCAAGCCCAGCCACCCTGCGGCACACACTGCTGCTCCTGCCAGCCCTTCTGAGCTCAG GTTGGGGGGAGTTGGCGCCACAAATAGATGGTCAGACCTGGGCTGAGCGGGCACTTCGGGAGAATGAACGCCACGCCTTCACCTGCCGGGTGGCAGGGGGGCCTGGCACCCCCAGATTGGCCTGGTATCTGGATGGACAGCTGCAGGAGGCCAGCACCTCAAGACTGCTGAGCGTGGGAGGGGAGGCCTTCTCTGGAGGCACCAGCACCTTCACTGTCACTGCCCACCGGGCCCAGCATGAGCTCAACTGCTCCCTGCAGGACCCCAGCAGTGGCCGATCAGCCAACGCCTCTGTCATCCTCAATGTGCAAT TCAAGCCAGAGATTGCCCAAGTCGGCGCCAAGTACCAGGAAGTTCAGGGCCCAGGCCTCCTGGTTGTCCTGTTTGCCCTTGTGCGTGCCAACCCGCCTGCCAATGTCACCTGGATCGACCAGGATGGGCCAGTGACTGTCAACACCTCTGACTTCCTGGTGCTGGATGCGCAGAACTACCCCTGGCTCACCAACCATACAGTACAGCTGCAGCTCCGCAGCCTGGCGCACAACCTCTCAGTGGTGGCCACCAATGATGTGGGTGTCACCAGTGCCTCACTTCCAGCCCCAG GGCTTCTGGCTACCCGGGTGGAAGTACCACTGCTGGGCATTGTTGTGGCTGCTGGGCTTGCCCTGGGCACCCTCGTGGGGTTCAGCACCTTGGTGGCCTGCCTGGTCtgtaggaaagagaagaaaaccaaag GCCCCTCCCGGCGCCCATCTGTTATATCAAG TGACTCCAACAACCTAAAACTCAACAACGTGCGCCTGCCACGGGAGAGCATGTCCCTCCCGTCCAACCTTCAGCTCAATGACCTCACTCCAGATTCCAGAG TGAAACCAGCAGACCGGCAGATGGCTCAGAACAACAGCCGGCCAGAGCTTCTGGACCCGGAGCCCGGCGGCCTCCTCACCAGCCGAG GTTTCATCCGCCTCCCAATGCTGGGCTATATCTATCGAGTGTCCAGCGTGAGCAGTGATGAGATCTGGCTTTGA
- the TMEM25 gene encoding transmembrane protein 25 isoform X10, whose protein sequence is MALPPSPATLRHTLLLLPALLSSGGPGTPRLAWYLDGQLQEASTSRLLSVGGEAFSGGTSTFTVTAHRAQHELNCSLQDPSSGRSANASVILNVQFKPEIAQVGAKYQEVQGPGLLVVLFALVRANPPANVTWIDQDGPVTVNTSDFLVLDAQNYPWLTNHTVQLQLRSLAHNLSVVATNDVGVTSASLPAPGLLATRVEVPLLGIVVAAGLALGTLVGFSTLVACLVCRKEKKTKGPSRRPSVISSDSNNLKLNNVRLPRESMSLPSNLQLNDLTPDSRVKPADRQMAQNNSRPELLDPEPGGLLTSRGFIRLPMLGYIYRVSSVSSDEIWL, encoded by the exons ATGGCGCTGCCTCCAAGCCCAGCCACCCTGCGGCACACACTGCTGCTCCTGCCAGCCCTTCTGAGCTCAG GGGGGCCTGGCACCCCCAGATTGGCCTGGTATCTGGATGGACAGCTGCAGGAGGCCAGCACCTCAAGACTGCTGAGCGTGGGAGGGGAGGCCTTCTCTGGAGGCACCAGCACCTTCACTGTCACTGCCCACCGGGCCCAGCATGAGCTCAACTGCTCCCTGCAGGACCCCAGCAGTGGCCGATCAGCCAACGCCTCTGTCATCCTCAATGTGCAAT TCAAGCCAGAGATTGCCCAAGTCGGCGCCAAGTACCAGGAAGTTCAGGGCCCAGGCCTCCTGGTTGTCCTGTTTGCCCTTGTGCGTGCCAACCCGCCTGCCAATGTCACCTGGATCGACCAGGATGGGCCAGTGACTGTCAACACCTCTGACTTCCTGGTGCTGGATGCGCAGAACTACCCCTGGCTCACCAACCATACAGTACAGCTGCAGCTCCGCAGCCTGGCGCACAACCTCTCAGTGGTGGCCACCAATGATGTGGGTGTCACCAGTGCCTCACTTCCAGCCCCAG GGCTTCTGGCTACCCGGGTGGAAGTACCACTGCTGGGCATTGTTGTGGCTGCTGGGCTTGCCCTGGGCACCCTCGTGGGGTTCAGCACCTTGGTGGCCTGCCTGGTCtgtaggaaagagaagaaaaccaaag GCCCCTCCCGGCGCCCATCTGTTATATCAAG TGACTCCAACAACCTAAAACTCAACAACGTGCGCCTGCCACGGGAGAGCATGTCCCTCCCGTCCAACCTTCAGCTCAATGACCTCACTCCAGATTCCAGAG TGAAACCAGCAGACCGGCAGATGGCTCAGAACAACAGCCGGCCAGAGCTTCTGGACCCGGAGCCCGGCGGCCTCCTCACCAGCCGAG GTTTCATCCGCCTCCCAATGCTGGGCTATATCTATCGAGTGTCCAGCGTGAGCAGTGATGAGATCTGGCTTTGA
- the TMEM25 gene encoding transmembrane protein 25 isoform X14, with the protein MALPPSPATLRHTLLLLPALLSSGGPGTPRLAWYLDGQLQEASTSRLLSVGGEAFSGGTSTFTVTAHRAQHELNCSLQDPSSGRSANASVILNVQFKPEIAQVGAKYQEVQGPGLLVVLFALVRANPPANVTWIDQDGPVTVNTSDFLVLDAQNYPWLTNHTVQLQLRSLAHNLSVVATNDVGVTSASLPAPGPSRRPSVISSDSNNLKLNNVRLPRESMSLPSNLQLNDLTPDSRAVKPADRQMAQNNSRPELLDPEPGGLLTSRGFIRLPMLGYIYRVSSVSSDEIWL; encoded by the exons ATGGCGCTGCCTCCAAGCCCAGCCACCCTGCGGCACACACTGCTGCTCCTGCCAGCCCTTCTGAGCTCAG GGGGGCCTGGCACCCCCAGATTGGCCTGGTATCTGGATGGACAGCTGCAGGAGGCCAGCACCTCAAGACTGCTGAGCGTGGGAGGGGAGGCCTTCTCTGGAGGCACCAGCACCTTCACTGTCACTGCCCACCGGGCCCAGCATGAGCTCAACTGCTCCCTGCAGGACCCCAGCAGTGGCCGATCAGCCAACGCCTCTGTCATCCTCAATGTGCAAT TCAAGCCAGAGATTGCCCAAGTCGGCGCCAAGTACCAGGAAGTTCAGGGCCCAGGCCTCCTGGTTGTCCTGTTTGCCCTTGTGCGTGCCAACCCGCCTGCCAATGTCACCTGGATCGACCAGGATGGGCCAGTGACTGTCAACACCTCTGACTTCCTGGTGCTGGATGCGCAGAACTACCCCTGGCTCACCAACCATACAGTACAGCTGCAGCTCCGCAGCCTGGCGCACAACCTCTCAGTGGTGGCCACCAATGATGTGGGTGTCACCAGTGCCTCACTTCCAGCCCCAG GCCCCTCCCGGCGCCCATCTGTTATATCAAG TGACTCCAACAACCTAAAACTCAACAACGTGCGCCTGCCACGGGAGAGCATGTCCCTCCCGTCCAACCTTCAGCTCAATGACCTCACTCCAGATTCCAGAG CAGTGAAACCAGCAGACCGGCAGATGGCTCAGAACAACAGCCGGCCAGAGCTTCTGGACCCGGAGCCCGGCGGCCTCCTCACCAGCCGAG GTTTCATCCGCCTCCCAATGCTGGGCTATATCTATCGAGTGTCCAGCGTGAGCAGTGATGAGATCTGGCTTTGA
- the TMEM25 gene encoding transmembrane protein 25 isoform X15: MALPPSPATLRHTLLLLPALLSSGGPGTPRLAWYLDGQLQEASTSRLLSVGGEAFSGGTSTFTVTAHRAQHELNCSLQDPSSGRSANASVILNVQFKPEIAQVGAKYQEVQGPGLLVVLFALVRANPPANVTWIDQDGPVTVNTSDFLVLDAQNYPWLTNHTVQLQLRSLAHNLSVVATNDVGVTSASLPAPGPSRRPSVISSDSNNLKLNNVRLPRESMSLPSNLQLNDLTPDSRVKPADRQMAQNNSRPELLDPEPGGLLTSRGFIRLPMLGYIYRVSSVSSDEIWL; the protein is encoded by the exons ATGGCGCTGCCTCCAAGCCCAGCCACCCTGCGGCACACACTGCTGCTCCTGCCAGCCCTTCTGAGCTCAG GGGGGCCTGGCACCCCCAGATTGGCCTGGTATCTGGATGGACAGCTGCAGGAGGCCAGCACCTCAAGACTGCTGAGCGTGGGAGGGGAGGCCTTCTCTGGAGGCACCAGCACCTTCACTGTCACTGCCCACCGGGCCCAGCATGAGCTCAACTGCTCCCTGCAGGACCCCAGCAGTGGCCGATCAGCCAACGCCTCTGTCATCCTCAATGTGCAAT TCAAGCCAGAGATTGCCCAAGTCGGCGCCAAGTACCAGGAAGTTCAGGGCCCAGGCCTCCTGGTTGTCCTGTTTGCCCTTGTGCGTGCCAACCCGCCTGCCAATGTCACCTGGATCGACCAGGATGGGCCAGTGACTGTCAACACCTCTGACTTCCTGGTGCTGGATGCGCAGAACTACCCCTGGCTCACCAACCATACAGTACAGCTGCAGCTCCGCAGCCTGGCGCACAACCTCTCAGTGGTGGCCACCAATGATGTGGGTGTCACCAGTGCCTCACTTCCAGCCCCAG GCCCCTCCCGGCGCCCATCTGTTATATCAAG TGACTCCAACAACCTAAAACTCAACAACGTGCGCCTGCCACGGGAGAGCATGTCCCTCCCGTCCAACCTTCAGCTCAATGACCTCACTCCAGATTCCAGAG TGAAACCAGCAGACCGGCAGATGGCTCAGAACAACAGCCGGCCAGAGCTTCTGGACCCGGAGCCCGGCGGCCTCCTCACCAGCCGAG GTTTCATCCGCCTCCCAATGCTGGGCTATATCTATCGAGTGTCCAGCGTGAGCAGTGATGAGATCTGGCTTTGA